A window of Sutcliffiella cohnii contains these coding sequences:
- the spoIIE gene encoding stage II sporulation protein E, whose product MERNMAQAISEVPMEKIQKGYLLPFKKMKQYVMTVLFRQGFLLVFIGFLLGRALILGEITPFALPFFAAVYLMRPKRAGLTLIALVLGAITISGFTALHIGGGILLLALLMKWTRSLKYETLKLLPFLVFTAAFLSKAALHYMTSEIVMYDWMMIGVEAGLGFILTLIFLQSIPLLTMKKKKQTFRTEEIISLIILLASVLTGTIGWSLYEMEVVHVLSRYLVLLFAFVAGATVGSTVGVVTGLILSLATVSSLYQMSLLAFAGLLGGLLKEGNKVGVSVGLLLGTLLIGIYGEGFQTLLPSLLESLIAVTIFLFTPKKAISSIAKHIPGTAEYAAEQQLYMRKVRDVTANRVDQFSQVFQALSNSFSKIPFQHDQEDYSKDIFLSNVTEKTCQSCFKKEQCWAQKFQQTYELMNDMMDEMNNGTYTSNIKLQKQFERHCSKADKVKTAMSQELLHYQASNSLKKQLKESRRLVADQLLGVSQVMEDFAKEIQRERENHYAQEDQILEAMQAFGVEIEHVEIYCLEQGNVDIEMTIPFCNGHGECEKLIAPMLSDILQENIVVKNEDCNADNNGYCHVSFSSAKTYIVNSSAAHAAKGGGLVSGDCYSTIELGLGKYAVAISDGMGNGERAHFESNETIKLLQKILQSGIEERVAIKSINSILSLRTTDEIFTTLDLAIIDLQDASAKFLKVGSTPSFIKRGDKVIKIEASNLPMGIIQDFDVDVVSEQLKAGDLLIMMSDGIFEGPKHVENYDLWMKRKISEIQTEDPQEIADLLMEEVIRTRSGHIQDDMTVVVSKVQRNTPKWASIPVHQYISKKPTMKAAL is encoded by the coding sequence ATGGAAAGAAATATGGCACAGGCAATATCGGAAGTTCCAATGGAAAAAATTCAAAAAGGTTATTTACTACCGTTTAAAAAAATGAAGCAGTATGTAATGACTGTACTGTTTCGCCAAGGATTTCTTTTAGTTTTTATCGGCTTTCTGTTGGGACGAGCTCTAATATTAGGTGAAATTACACCATTTGCATTACCGTTCTTTGCGGCAGTCTATTTAATGAGACCGAAAAGAGCAGGTTTAACGTTAATTGCGTTAGTTTTAGGAGCTATTACGATCTCTGGATTTACGGCCTTGCATATAGGTGGTGGTATTTTATTATTAGCGTTGTTAATGAAATGGACAAGGTCTTTAAAATACGAAACGCTAAAACTATTACCATTTCTCGTATTTACAGCTGCTTTTCTATCAAAGGCTGCTTTACATTACATGACTTCCGAAATTGTCATGTATGACTGGATGATGATTGGTGTAGAGGCAGGACTAGGCTTTATATTGACGCTCATATTTTTACAAAGTATTCCGTTATTAACGATGAAAAAGAAAAAACAAACGTTTCGTACGGAAGAAATAATTTCACTTATTATTCTTCTAGCCTCTGTTCTTACTGGTACAATCGGTTGGTCCCTTTATGAAATGGAAGTAGTACACGTATTATCTAGATACTTAGTGTTATTATTCGCATTCGTTGCAGGGGCAACAGTTGGGTCTACAGTAGGAGTAGTAACTGGGTTAATTTTAAGTTTAGCTACTGTTAGTAGTTTGTATCAAATGAGTTTGTTAGCGTTCGCCGGGCTATTAGGTGGATTATTAAAAGAAGGGAATAAAGTAGGTGTTTCTGTAGGGTTACTATTAGGGACATTGTTAATCGGTATATACGGAGAGGGATTCCAAACATTACTACCATCTTTATTGGAATCATTAATAGCTGTTACCATCTTTTTATTTACACCAAAAAAAGCTATTTCATCTATTGCAAAACATATACCAGGAACAGCAGAATATGCTGCTGAACAGCAGTTGTATATGCGGAAAGTAAGAGATGTAACAGCGAACCGAGTAGATCAATTTTCACAAGTGTTTCAAGCGCTATCCAATAGCTTTTCAAAAATTCCATTTCAACACGACCAAGAAGATTATAGTAAAGATATCTTTTTAAGTAATGTTACGGAAAAAACATGTCAGTCGTGTTTTAAAAAGGAGCAATGTTGGGCGCAAAAATTTCAACAAACATATGAATTAATGAATGATATGATGGACGAAATGAATAACGGAACATATACCTCGAATATTAAACTTCAAAAACAATTTGAACGGCATTGTTCTAAAGCAGACAAAGTAAAAACGGCAATGTCACAAGAGTTATTACATTATCAGGCAAGTAATAGTTTAAAAAAACAATTGAAGGAAAGTAGGAGATTGGTAGCGGATCAATTATTAGGTGTTTCACAGGTAATGGAAGACTTTGCAAAAGAAATTCAAAGGGAACGTGAAAATCATTATGCACAAGAAGATCAAATTTTAGAGGCAATGCAAGCTTTTGGAGTCGAAATTGAACATGTAGAGATATATTGTTTAGAACAAGGGAATGTAGATATAGAAATGACAATTCCGTTCTGTAATGGCCATGGTGAGTGTGAAAAATTAATTGCTCCGATGCTTTCGGACATTTTACAAGAAAATATAGTAGTGAAAAATGAAGATTGCAATGCAGACAATAACGGATATTGTCACGTATCGTTTAGTTCTGCCAAAACTTATATAGTGAATTCAAGTGCGGCTCATGCAGCGAAAGGTGGGGGGTTAGTTTCAGGTGATTGTTACTCGACGATAGAGCTAGGGTTAGGGAAATATGCAGTAGCAATTAGTGATGGGATGGGAAATGGAGAGAGAGCACATTTTGAAAGTAACGAAACGATTAAACTACTTCAAAAAATCTTACAATCAGGAATCGAAGAAAGAGTGGCAATTAAATCGATTAACTCTATTTTATCGTTGCGCACAACAGATGAAATTTTTACAACGTTAGATTTAGCGATTATCGATTTGCAAGATGCATCTGCTAAATTTTTGAAGGTCGGTTCAACTCCAAGCTTTATTAAGAGAGGAGATAAAGTTATTAAAATTGAGGCTAGTAATCTTCCAATGGGTATCATCCAAGATTTTGATGTGGACGTTGTAAGTGAACAACTGAAAGCAGGAGATCTACTCATCATGATGAGCGATGGAATATTTGAAGGACCAAAACATGTCGAAAACTACGATTTATGGATGAAGCGGAAAATATCAGAAATCCAAACAGAGGATCCACAAGAAATTGCCGACCTTTTAATGGAGGAAGTAATCCGTACCCGTTCTGGCCATATTCAAGATGACATGACGGTAGTCGTTTCGAAAGTACAAAGAAATACTCCAAAGTGGGCATCGATTCCTGTCCATCAATATATTTCGAAAAAACCAACAATGAAAGCAGCATTATAA
- a CDS encoding VWA domain-containing protein: MYKGTLKQILLITDGCSNSGEDPIAMAALAREYGITVNVIGVMDRDVIDDRGMKEIEGIAMSGGGVSQVVYAKQLSQTVQMVTRKAMTQTLQGVINKELQQILGPNSSMEELPPEKRGEVMEVVDELGETVSLEILILVDTSASMKTKLPTVKEALFDLSLSLNARIGHNSYGVFVFPGKRQEVEKVLDWTPKLESLSTIFPKLTTGGITPTGPAIQEAISHFKNNSGIRSKVAYDEQYMEESGL; the protein is encoded by the coding sequence ATGTATAAAGGTACATTAAAACAAATTCTATTAATTACAGACGGGTGTTCAAATTCAGGTGAAGACCCAATTGCAATGGCGGCATTAGCACGAGAGTATGGAATTACAGTAAATGTTATCGGAGTCATGGACCGTGATGTTATTGATGATAGAGGAATGAAAGAAATTGAAGGTATTGCAATGTCTGGTGGGGGGGTAAGCCAAGTAGTGTATGCTAAGCAGCTGTCACAAACAGTACAAATGGTTACCCGTAAAGCGATGACGCAAACATTACAAGGTGTTATTAATAAAGAACTACAGCAAATATTAGGTCCGAATTCTAGTATGGAAGAATTACCTCCAGAAAAACGAGGAGAGGTTATGGAAGTAGTAGATGAGCTAGGTGAAACAGTTTCACTTGAAATTTTAATTTTAGTAGATACTAGTGCTAGTATGAAGACAAAACTTCCAACGGTAAAGGAAGCGTTGTTTGACCTTAGTTTAAGTCTAAATGCTAGAATTGGCCATAATAGCTATGGGGTATTCGTTTTCCCGGGGAAGCGCCAAGAAGTAGAAAAAGTGTTAGATTGGACACCAAAGCTTGAATCACTCTCTACTATTTTTCCAAAACTAACAACAGGTGGTATCACACCTACTGGTCCAGCAATTCAAGAGGCAATTTCCCACTTTAAGAATAATAGTGGCATAAGGAGCAAGGTGGCTTATGATGAACAGTACATGGAAGAGTCCGGATTATAA